The Peribacillus simplex genome contains a region encoding:
- the yyaC gene encoding spore protease YyaC yields MNLNSSLFNNNKNRLSRILHEDTDASKQISQELINLLPTGKLQPIVIVCIGTDRSTGDSLGPLVGTLLSEKAENGSSSFHVYGTLDDPIHAMNLQEKLNEIKKMHANPFIVGIDACLGKMKSVGIVQIGQGPVKPGAGVNKDLPSVGNAHITGIVNVSGFMEFMVLQNTRLNLVLKMAKTIAEGIYEAQNHYPIKPSITPFTWSFKQEKTL; encoded by the coding sequence ATGAATCTGAATTCTAGTCTATTTAATAATAATAAAAATAGATTGAGTCGCATCCTGCATGAAGATACGGATGCATCCAAACAAATTTCCCAGGAATTAATCAACCTCCTACCTACCGGAAAGCTACAACCAATCGTCATCGTCTGCATAGGCACGGACCGTTCCACAGGCGATTCACTCGGACCACTTGTCGGCACTCTGCTTAGTGAGAAAGCTGAAAACGGTTCTTCTTCATTCCATGTTTATGGTACTCTGGATGACCCTATACATGCGATGAATTTACAGGAAAAATTAAATGAAATCAAAAAGATGCATGCCAATCCCTTTATCGTCGGAATCGATGCTTGCTTAGGGAAAATGAAAAGTGTCGGCATCGTTCAAATCGGCCAGGGACCAGTGAAGCCAGGGGCTGGGGTCAATAAAGATCTTCCGTCCGTCGGAAATGCCCATATTACAGGAATCGTGAATGTAAGTGGCTTCATGGAGTTCATGGTCTTGCAGAACACGCGTCTCAATCTTGTGCTAAAAATGGCCAAAACCATTGCCGAGGGGATTTATGAAGCACAAAATCATTATCCAATAAAACCTTCCATCACTCCTTTCACATGGTCATTCAAGCAGGAAAAAACCCTTTGA